The Rosa rugosa chromosome 1, drRosRugo1.1, whole genome shotgun sequence genomic sequence CTTAATTTCGTGGAAGAATTTGTGCTGGACCTATGGAACTAGTTGTAATTTGATCATAGTTTTTATACTAATTTGTTAGCTGATGGCACTTGATCACTTGTGTTGTGGTGGATTAGGTGGCGCAGTATATTAGAGATCCAAGTCGTTTAACTGGGCCGGAAACTTCTTTTCTGAATTTGAAATCTTAGTGCTTAATTTCTGTTTTGGCATCAGAGTAAACAAAGGAGAGCGAAATGCCCCTATTTTATATACTGATTGCTTGGATAGAGTGTAAAATCTTACCTAAATTTATAAACTTAAAAGAGATTCCACCAGTGAATTTTTGTTATGTGCATGTCTCATTAAGTGAGGACTGTGAATTGAGGTGATCGAAATTATTTGATGttgaatatatattttgttttcaaGCTTATCCGGATATATGTATTACTTACATATGTAATTTTCACCTGTGCTCAATCTCATCAGTTAATTTTCAAGCCAACATGCCTCAGCAGATGGGTGAGATCAGGCGTTCGATAACATGAGTAACCATCAACACATATTTGGCACCACCTGGTGTTAACAAGGTGATGAACATTTATTCAATGGATTGTTataagagaaaattagatataaacccaaaaaaTCAAGCCTGTATTCATCCATACTTTTTTCTAAATTTACacccaattcacataattgaacTTTCTTTTTAGGGTGTATATTTATAATTAAGATATTTTCATGTTTTTCAATTGATTATTTTGCTCTTCTGATTATATAGGATActaattaaagaaaatcttcatTAAATGTAGCATTTTATAATTTGAATTATGAGGAAAAAGAAAGTCTTCTTTAAATCTTCCTAAAATCTAGGTAGGGAGTACCCTTTAGCCATCAAGAATTTTTAGAATCTATTgaggaaaggaaaaaagaaaaattaaaaacgcTAGCCATGTTGAAACCCGTATATACCTGTTCAataacataaaccctaaaaacgaAAACACAAATACCTCTTGAGGAAGAATTAACCAAACACATACTATACACACCTACTGAACATGAACGAAAACAGAAATACCTCTTGATGAGGAATTAACCAAATGACATAATACCTATTGAACAGGAACGAAAACACAAACGCCTCTTAAGGAGGAATTAACCAAACGACACATACCTATTGAACAAGAAACAAAACACAAATAGTTCTTGAGGAGGAATCAACCAAACGACACATACGTATTGAACATGAAACTTCAATAGGTATGTCTGGAGCTTATGGCATCTTCAGTAATTTTTAACAAAAACATGTCTTACTTTTATCCTAgttaatatgtttttttttagatGAACCTAATTAATAGATTTGGATGTATATTAAAAGAAGGACCTTAAAAGAATCTTAAGGATGGGTTTAATCTAATAAGTGAATGACAATTTGGGTGTATAATAAAATTCCATTCTTTTATAGAGGTTTGGTAATGAGTAATGACATGATTTCGTTCTCTCTTGTAATTCTGAAGCAGCTGCCCTCATTCTTCTTGTCACATTTCACGGAACACAGACTACTTGGTAGCTAATTCATACAGTTTGCTCAATTTATGATTTCTCTTTTCTTCGATCTGTCTTTAATACTTTGTTATTTGAATAACATTTTCTTGTATTGTAGTATCCTTTCAAGCATCAGGAGGATGTGCAACTGCAGTCCACTGCACAAACAACTTTGATGAACACAACTATGCCATCAAGAAGATTTCTATTGGTGAAGTGTTTGTAGATGACCCTAACTCACAAACTAGCTACCAGCCATGCATGTCTGATAAGGTAAAGAGCTTAAAATGCAGTACTTTGGTTTAGTTGGATTTCATACTACCATGAGTAATATATGGTGCACTTTCCTGGTAAGGAGGTGAGAAGACGGTCCCAGCTAAATCACAAGAATGTTGCTCGGTACTATGAGGTactgttctaaagtccaaactCTTACATTCACTATTTTGTTATTGTATAATCTTAATATAATACATAGGCATTCTTTGTTTTGGTTCAGTCCTGGACTGAAAGCAAATACTGTGGTTTGGTTGATGAAGGTCGAGACATGGGTCTAGTAGAAATAAACAATTCATGCTTGTACATCCAACTGGAACTGTGTGACAGGTAATTGACAGTTATAATCATACATAAATGTTTATGCATAACGTTCTATTAACGTTTACCACAACAGGTGTTCAATATTTACACATTAAACTTTTATACCTAGATCCCTAAAAACAAGATTTCCTATGAACTTTATTACAGTTGTGCCACAAACTTAGTGAAACTAGTCATTTTCCAACACTTTTTTACTTAAGAGCAAGCCTAGATAACATGGATTCCAGTTTCTTCTGTACACCCACATCGGAAACAAAAAGTACTTTCCACAACAACCCTTCTATTTTGTTCATGATCATATAGAAGAATGTGATACTTAGCTCTCTGCGCTCTTTTCCACAGCCTTACCAATTTCAGTTGTGGACGCATCACTTTTAATTTTCCTTCCATTTGTTCACCAGATCAGGATGATCCCCCGTTCATACCAAGTATCTGCCATGTTATTCACTACCATGCTTTATCTTGATCTGCCCTCCTCGACTCCTGCAAGCAAGTAAATGAACTTTTTGAGTCTTATATTCTGTAAGAATCCTAGAAGTCATACAAACAGCATAGAGATTGAATACATGAAATCCAGAAACAAGTTTATCAGGAAATGAAGGGCTCGTTTTGCTCCCAAGCCACAGTCCTAAACATTAATGAGTTACaaaatgctcctatttatagttGCCGCAAAAGGTGATCGATTACATATTCATACATAAATGTTTATGTAAACATTGCATTTCTACTAACATTTTTAATGCAAACAGCCCCATTCTTCACTTGATCTGCCTTCATCAACTCCTGCAAGAAAAGTAATGCAGTTATCAATGTTATATATTCTAGCTAATAAAGTAGGAATCCTGGAAGTTATAGAAGTATCTACACATAATTGAAAAGCTTATATCTACACATAATTGAAAAGCTTATTGGGACACAGAAAGGAAAAGACTTAGCTTCTTGTTTTGCTTCCAAGCATCATAAATCATACACATAATCATAATGCATGAAATTCATATAATAAGTAACTAGATAAGTGGTGTGGAGGGGCAGTTGGATGCATGAGTGAGATTTTATGTTGGAATTAACATATGCGGAGCTGACAGTTCTTCGTGTTTCTACAGAGCATTGAAAACAAAACTAGTGCTAGGTGAAGACTGCAAGGAAAACTGGATGACCAGAGAGGACTGTGGAAAGACTTTTCGAGATGTTGTGCATGGTCTGGAATATATCCATGGTAAAAGTATAATGCATGGAGACATTTCCACAGCCAATATCCTTTACCGTGATGGTGTAGCCAAAATCACTGATTTTGGACTAGGTGAGTTTAAGTTTGATTTTGAATAATGGATGGATCTAAGACTGAAATGATCTAGCAAGTTAATgttctaattttattttatttttttgtccaaCCCGAAAACTATAGGTAAAGAAGATGACAAAGATGACTTGGCAACATATTCAGCTTACCATACACCTGAGAGGATGAATGACGATGCAAGGGCAAAGCCAGATTGCAAGGCAGACATCTTCAGCCTAGGGATTATACTGTTTGAGATGCTCCAACCTTTCACAACATATGTAAAAGATTTAATTGCTAAGTTCCATTTCGAGTACGAAATCTTTAATTGCTTCGAATATCTCAAAATgtaaaagattttttttcttgCATTCATGAATCGAAGATATTCATCTTttcggtaaaaaaaaaaagaaaacatatataaGAAAACGAAACacatttatgtttgttttgatcTCAGTTCTGCAAATCAGACGCCTTTAACATCTGCAAAAGTCATAGTATTCTCATTGTTATTCACAGGGCAAGCGACCATGTCAACCAAATGCATGCAGTTAACTGTATGTATGAAAATGTTTAACACAAAGATAGAATGATGAAGTCCACACcaattttcatttcattttggtcattcaaaataacggatccggctcctctaaagtgaggaggtTGTGAATTTAtgtcaatttcataaaatcttgaCTCTCTA encodes the following:
- the LOC133746516 gene encoding eIF-2-alpha kinase GCN2-like, encoding MSNDMISFSLVILKQLPSFFLSHFTEHRLLVSFQASGGCATAVHCTNNFDEHNYAIKKISIGEVFVDDPNSQTSYQPCMSDKAFFVLVQSWTESKYCGLVDEGRDMGLVEINNSCLYIQLELCDRALKTKLVLGEDCKENWMTREDCGKTFRDVVHGLEYIHGKSIMHGDISTANILYRDGVAKITDFGLGKEDDKDDLATYSAYHTPERMNDDARAKPDCKADIFSLGIILFEMLQPFTTYVKDLIAKFHFEYEIFNCFEYLKM